TATTCCATAGTTTGCAGGGCGGTTTTTGACGGTATGGAGAAAGCGGTGAGGGATATGGTGGCGGTCATGGGAGGGAAAACGGGTTGATACTTGGAATAGGCACGGACATAGTGGACAACGAAAGAATAAATTCCGTTCTTTCAAAACACGGGCAAAGATTCATTAAAAAGGTTTTTTCAAGCCGTGAGGCGGAGCGGTTGCGGGGAGTCGGGAACACACAGCGGGCGGCGTCAACCTTTGCCGCAAAAGAGGCGCTGGTAAAGGCGCTCGGCACGGGTTTCAGATACGGCATCTCTTTTGGCGACATTGAAGTAGTCCGCGACCGGCACGGAAAACCCCGCATCAATCTGTCCGGCAGGGCGGCGGGTTTCGCCCGGAAAATGGGAGTGAAGCGCATCCACCTGTCTCTCTCTCATGAAAAATCCCACAGTGTGGCCGTTGTTCTTCTTGAATCCTGAAACAGACCCTTTCAAGTATCTCAACTCGCTCGGACGGCACACTGTCAAGCCCGGACTTGAGAGAATATCATCCATCATGAGCGCGGCGGACAATCCGCATTTACTGCAAAATTCCGTGCTGATAGCCGGAACAAACGGCAAAACATCGGTCGCCGCCATGCTTGCCAAAATACTCTCCGGCGCGGGTCTCCGCACGGGCCTTTACACCTCCCCCCACCTGATAAAGGTGAATGAGAGAATAAGCGTTGACGGGATTCCGATAACAGACGCCGAATTTGCCGGTGCAATAAACGAAGCGCGGCGGGTTTCGCTTCTGGTCGGCGTTCAGCCGAGTTATTTTGAAATCCTGACTGTGGCGGCGTTTATTTTTTTCAAGGAAAGAAAAACCGATTTTGCCGTGCTTGAAACCGGAATGGGAGGAAGGTGGGACGCAACAAACATCTCGCGTCCGCTTGGGACGGCGATAACCAATGTTTCGCTTGACCACACCCGCTATCTGGGCGGCACTGTAGAGGAGATAGCGGCGGAGAAAGCGGGAATAGCAAAGCCGGAAACCCCTCTTGTAACGGCGGCTGAGGGCGGCGCGCTTGGTGTCATAGAAAAGATCTGTTCTGAAAAAAATGCTCCCGTTTCTGTAAACGGAAGGGATTTCAGATGTCGGCAAACGGGGAACGGGGAGTTTTCATACGGAGGACTTAAATGGGAGATTCACGGCATTCGCCCGGCGGCAAAAGGAATTTTCCGGGCGGAAAACATTGCGGTCGCCCTTGCGTGTGCCGAATCGCTTGAGGCGGCGGGCGGTTTCAACATAACGCCGGACGGGGCAAAGGAGGCGGTGGAGAGCGCCTTTGTCTCCGCAAGAATGGAGTATCTGCGCCACTCCCCTCCCCTGATATTGGACGGAGCGCACAACGCCGCCGCCGCAGAACGTCTTGCGCGGTCAATAAGGGAGAGCCACGGGGAGGAAAAGTTTGTTTTTGTTGTGGCTATGTCTGATGACAAAGACCACCGGAGGTTTGTGGAGAATATCGCTCCAGTATGTTCGCGCCTTATATTCACAGGGACCGGAGGTGAAAAGTTTGTTGACCCTGAAAAATTGTTAAAACTCGCGCCCCCGCAAATCAGAGCGGAGGCGGTTTCGCCTCCCTTGTTTGCCATGGAAAAGGCGCTTCAAACATCACTTCCCTGTTGTTTGACGGGTTCGCTTTATTTCGCGGGAGAAGTAAAGAGGTTGATACACGAACATTCCGTCTCAATCCATCCCCAAAAACTCGCACATCGCCGAAATCCTTGAAAAACTTCTGTCCCCCACATGAGTCTTAAACTCGCTCTCGCCATATTTAGTGGTAATAACCGTCTTCGCCCTCGCCCCATGACGTTTTGAAACAATACTCTCAAGCACATTCCTCTCCCAATCCGTAATCTCCCTCCCGCCGGAGCCGACGCCGTCTATTACAAGCAACGGGATTTTGAAAAGCGGTTCAAGAACAACAAGTTCGG
This sequence is a window from Candidatus Dadabacteria bacterium. Protein-coding genes within it:
- the acpS gene encoding holo-ACP synthase, encoding MILGIGTDIVDNERINSVLSKHGQRFIKKVFSSREAERLRGVGNTQRAASTFAAKEALVKALGTGFRYGISFGDIEVVRDRHGKPRINLSGRAAGFARKMGVKRIHLSLSHEKSHSVAVVLLES
- a CDS encoding bifunctional folylpolyglutamate synthase/dihydrofolate synthase, which gives rise to MNPETDPFKYLNSLGRHTVKPGLERISSIMSAADNPHLLQNSVLIAGTNGKTSVAAMLAKILSGAGLRTGLYTSPHLIKVNERISVDGIPITDAEFAGAINEARRVSLLVGVQPSYFEILTVAAFIFFKERKTDFAVLETGMGGRWDATNISRPLGTAITNVSLDHTRYLGGTVEEIAAEKAGIAKPETPLVTAAEGGALGVIEKICSEKNAPVSVNGRDFRCRQTGNGEFSYGGLKWEIHGIRPAAKGIFRAENIAVALACAESLEAAGGFNITPDGAKEAVESAFVSARMEYLRHSPPLILDGAHNAAAAERLARSIRESHGEEKFVFVVAMSDDKDHRRFVENIAPVCSRLIFTGTGGEKFVDPEKLLKLAPPQIRAEAVSPPLFAMEKALQTSLPCCLTGSLYFAGEVKRLIHEHSVSIHPQKLAHRRNP